TTCTTTGGCTCATCAAAATCAAATTCTAGCCCTCCACCTTCCAAACGTAAGTCAACCCAGTTTCTAGAAGCCCAGTACTTGTGTTTAATTATATTGTGATACTTTAGCTTATTGCTCACTTGATCAAGACTTAACCAGATATCTAGATATCTTTCTACATGTGGATAACTTTCTATTTTCTATGTATTCTACAGATACTTAATCTTCTTGTCCAGGGCACCAGGATTTTGATTTGTCCACTCCAAATCAATATCCTTGTGCCCTGGACAAGTAGATTAAGAATGTGGGTATATCTTCATATCTATTCATTCACAGTTGCCTGGTGGACAAGCAGGCTCAGTGCACTGTTGACATAACTCAACTTTTATATAGCTCTAATGCTAGCACAACAAAGTCTCCATGCATTTAAACACTTCAATGAAGTATTAAACTACAGcaatgaaaataaagatgctagcctagttaatgaatttatgagactaaaatttattcattgttttttattgCTAAATAGAATTTGACAGAGAATGGAGGAGTGTAAACTGGGAGTAAGTATTTTGAATCCATTGTAGTAGAGCAGGATCTTAATCAGAAATACAGCTATTAATGCATGGCTTTGGAATGTCATGGTAAGTTCCTACTCTcatgaaatgcattttttgctttcttttgctAGTGGGAGAGATCAACTCGAAGCAGATCTGAGAGAATTTAAAATCCGTCATCCAGAGATCACCCATCTGAGAATCCTTCTTCACGGAGCAGTTGGTGCTGGAAAATCCAGCTTTATCAACTCAGCTAAAAGTGTCTTTCAACACCGTGTAATGACCAGAGCCGGGGCAGCATCGAGTTCGAGCACGAGTCATACAAAACGAGTAAATATAGTTTTTAGTTATGGACAATTCAGTTTCCAGTTTAGTTTCCAGAGCTAAAAAAACTTGTCATCAATTTATCAAAGGTCAATGTTCTTCATGTGTAGctattttagtttaaaatgttatggataatatattaataaatgcattacCTTTATGTACCATATGACAAACTAAAGGCAATTAAGACTGACAATATAAGAGTCTGTGTTGAATCTTACAATTGtgttaaaatattgtatttctgtaattttgcAGTACAAAAGCTACAGAATCAGGGATGGAAAAAATAGCACCCTACCATTTATCTTTAATGATATCATGGGACTACAAGATACGGGGACACCTGGAATCCACTCTGGTGACATCACTAATGCTATGCTGGGCCACGTGAAAGAGAACTATCCTGTAtggttaatgtgttatttaatacaaatacacatttcacactgaaatgtatttcagaaatgtatttcaGCCTGTCCAAGTATTTTCTGACTTTTTCAAGTGTATTCAAACCTTTCCAAGTATACTTCAGTCTTTCTGAGTATATTCCTGCGTGCCCAAGTATACTCCCACCTACATGATTTATATTCCTGCCTGTCCAAATGTATTCCTGCCTGTCCAAGTATATTCTTGAATGTCAAAGaatattgtgtaaaataaaattacttttctatttttcagtttaatccTACGTGTCCTTTAAGAGATGGTGATGCAGGGTACATTAGCTGCCCCACTCTGAATGATAAAGTTCACTGTCTGGTGAGCGTTATATCAGCAAAAACCATCTCTAACATGCATAATGCAGTCATCAGAAGCATGAAAGATGTTAGGGAAAAGGCCAGTGACCTTGGTGAGTAATGCGAGTAAAACTCTTAGC
This Pangasianodon hypophthalmus isolate fPanHyp1 chromosome 26, fPanHyp1.pri, whole genome shotgun sequence DNA region includes the following protein-coding sequences:
- the LOC113535771 gene encoding interferon-induced protein 44-like, which translates into the protein MHSFASFFGSSKSNSSPPPSKQFDREWRSVNWDGRDQLEADLREFKIRHPEITHLRILLHGAVGAGKSSFINSAKSVFQHRVMTRAGAASSSSTSHTKRYKSYRIRDGKNSTLPFIFNDIMGLQDTGTPGIHSGDITNAMLGHVKENYPFNPTCPLRDGDAGYISCPTLNDKVHCLVSVISAKTISNMHNAVIRSMKDVREKASDLGIPQVVILTHIDELCPLVQKNLRDVYISKKIKEKMSACSDLLGIPMNCIFPVKNYHEESDTNNDADVLVLLALRQIFNFANDYVEDL